In Acropora muricata isolate sample 2 chromosome 13, ASM3666990v1, whole genome shotgun sequence, the DNA window GGTTTGGGTTATTATGTTGTTTGGACACTCGGTGAACCATATTTAGATGATCACcgtcattttttctttgataacTTTTTTACTTCCACTGATTCGATGTGAGATTTGGAGTCAAGGGACACGTACGCTTGCGGCACTGTACGCATCAACAGAAGAGACTTCCCCGCTGATTTGAAACGAGCGAAACTTGTTCGTGGCGAGATACGCACTCGACAGTGTGGAAATTTAGTGGCGACCATGTGGAGGGATAAACGTGTTGTCTCTCTTTTATCTACAAACACTCCTCCAGAAGCCGAAATTCATGCTGAACAGCAGATTGTGCGTGGAAGAAGAAAGCAAGTTGTCCCCGCAGATTCAATGAAGAAACCTGACGTGGTGGCTGTTTATAATGATGGCATGAATGGCGTTGATGTTAACGACCAATATCGCAGTTATTATCCTGCAAGCTCAGTTTCTCGAAAGTGGTGGAAGTACctactttggttttttttcaatttgtctaTTGTAAATAGTTACATTCTTGAGAAATTGGCCGGCCATAAGAAGCGAAGCCAACTCGCTTTTCGTCGTGAACTTGCAAGACTTCTTATCGCTGGTTACAATGGATATAAACGCCCTTCAAGCTCAGGCAAGCGCGCAATCCAAACTTTAACCCGTGAGGAGAATTTGGGAGGCCACTTTCTGGGAAAACTGCAAGGCAGAAAAAAAGCTTGTGCCATGTGTTCAAAAGCTGGCAGGAAACGCAGTGAAGGACGCACATTCGAGACATCTTTCGGATGTGAACAGTGCGGTGTTCCATTGTGTCGACAAATGCGTGGTGAAAAGTCCTGCTTCTCCCAATGGCATGGAGGCGATTAAACGttgttttattatattttatttaaatttacatTCCCGTTAATACCTGTAAAACATGATTCTAAGCAGTTCACTTTCTTGCTATATGTTGCGACGCCTTCATTGCTGACacaaacacaactcatctttgtctttggaaaaaattattgttcataatttatgaagtAAAAGAATCTCTATAATTAGTAGTTTTCTTTGATAGTTCAGAAATGTAGCAGTGTGTCAGGTCTGGGCAGGCGTGGCTAGTTAAATGTAAGTTCAAAGCTTTCCAACTTGTGACGTCTGATGTTGTTGTCAATGGCgacaaattcaaatttgacCTTTGTGAGAAAGATGTAGTTTTCACTCTGCTGTCGGAGAGATGGCCTGTTTTGACTAAAAGTTTTTTTGGCTGTTATTTCCTTAGCCCTTGTGATAAGCCAAGAGTAAGAAAACAACAGACTGttgagaaaaatatttcttaattAACTGTGCGCAGCATTGTTCCTCACCAAAAGTCATGATCTTCACTCAATTCTCTaactttgatatttttttaaagaaacgcTTATTGTCTCCTTCAAGATTGAGTTGGTGTAAATAAATCTTTATTATGTTGGCAATAATTTTGTGCAGTTTCACTGCAATTGAATAAAAGGAAGGCCTGAGAATTCTCAGTCATTTTTAAAccactttgtttttgtcttgcGGAAGCCATATTGTCTGGCTTTTGAGGGGTGGTCTGGGCTGAGGGCTCTAGACCAGTAATGGGTTAAAATAAATGAGTTAGAGATATTCACAATCCTCATTCttatataaatgtatataaGTATGACAGGCGCTCACCTCTGTGTTTCATGAGAGGTACTTGGACCACGGTCTTCTCTTTCCCTGCTTGGACGagggtcttcttcttcttccctaCTCTTACGCTTATGGGAAAACTCCAGCTTTCGTTGTTGGTGACTCATCATTGGTAGAACTGAATGGAGTCCTTAAATTTCACCCTCTTGCGACAACGTTCTGTTCTGACTGAACATAGTTTCGATAATGCGACGTTGTAAGTTGTAAGTTGAGCAGATGCTAATTAACATGGTATTTAATTTTgccggttttttttcctttgttaaaaTTTTCTACAGCTGTCATCAAATAGGATTACAAGGCGGCTGGCATTGCCACAAGCAGAAGGGATGAAATATAGCAACCATTACTAATCTTTAAAACAAatactttttattttgtttcccaCGATTAAAATATTGTTTCCATTGACCTCAACAGTGCAGTCATCCCTTTTTAAGTTTGGCGGCCTTGACAGAGAGAGGAAGGGGGCAAAATCCCAGGACCCTCTCCTGTTGTTACGTTTAAATCGCACTTTTATCTTGTTAACACAGTTGTGTTTTGTAAATATCTTCATTTCATGTTTCTGGTTAATTTCACTATCGCCTTAGCTTCGTCTTATGTCATTTGGTTAAGTTTAGTGTCGGATTACGGTATATTCTGGGGTGTGAGGAGATTATTGAGTTTTATTTCGCTGTTGTGATTGTGATCACGCTATCCAAGGCTTGGGCAAATCTATCGCTGTTTTTTCTTTGCCAAATTCTAAGGAGCTTCACCAAAGTAAGTCGATTTATGTTTTTCCCTGCTCGGTTCaggttattgtttatttttagtaATTAGTTTCCCGTTGTATACATTATGTTAAATTGTTTCATCGCTATTCATCTATTGTAAAGTTTTATTCTTAGTTTCGTCTCGCTTTTAATTGCCTTTTAGTTCGAACCATAATCGTTTACCATCACAACACATCGCTACTGCGCTACTGgggaataaataattttaatattcatTGACGTTCCTGCACGTGGTGGTTTACTTCAGTTGCGCGTTCAATGTTGATCCAAACCTGCAAGCTACATACGCTATCCCGTGACCTTACGAAGGTCACAGCTGTTTCCATGATGGCGGCGGAGAATTGGTGTGCAAAAAGGGCCAGCTCAACAGGGAACTTTGCAAAGGTGTGACTAGTGAATAGTTGCAATTTGGTGTTTGCCTGTCTGCTGGTAGGTTTTGGTGGAGTTTGGCTGGCTTGTTTTGAAGGTTAATGGTGACAATCGATGGATGGATATGATGAGAGTTTTTACTCGACCAGGCTAAGCAAATGACACTCGGTTAAACCCCAGCATCCCTGAGTAAAATGATGTGTGTGgtcgttgttgttattgttgttgttgtaagaaTGTTGTCTCAGAATGGAAAGAGGGGAGGAAGTCATTGTAAGGGCGAGTAGGAGGCCTGGGAATGAGTGATTTGGCTGTACTTTGAGCGTCATTTTGGAGTAGAAGGGGGGGTGTTGGTGAAACAAAAAAACTCCATGGGCTAGTATAGAAAGCAGGCTGTGCGATGGCGGGTGTTTTGAGATGATGCAAGTTGATTTAAATGATCTTTGATGGCCCAGAAAGAGAGTGCGCATGCGATCGTTGTTAAGAGCCAAACAGAGCAAGATTcgattattttaatttttttgttttgaagaggGAGTTCGAATTAGGGTCATGCTAGAAGGGAATGTAAATACGTGGATATTCATGCATGGGGGATTGATTCGAGTGTAGCGGTCAAGTGAGGGGTGCATGCTTGGTAAGCTTTTGGATTGTGTGCATACTATTAGCTAGTAAGGAAATGATATTGTGGGTCCAGCAAAGATTTCCCAGCCTATTCATCAATGTTGTTACTTTTATAAGAGCTAACCTGTCAAGGCGAACTTCCTTTAACCTTGCATCAAATTGCTGTTGGCCACTTTGGAGTGCCGTTGCAAGGAACAAACCATCCCTCTGGAAGAGGGTTCTTTGTGCAGTTTTCTGCTGGCTGTGACTGGTAATTGTGAGGGAGTTGGTGGAAGGGTGGCTCTCCAGCCCTGTTCAGTTTTTTCTGTGCAATACGCTATTGCTCTTGCCAGTGTTTCAAAATTTACTGCTTCAACGGCAGGAATACCGCCTCTCAATTGGGCAAGGCAGACTCAGTGAGGCGAGGAAGAAGAGCTCAAAGTTAAGGTCCAAAGGAGAGCTTTGGCCCACCATGAAAGTGGAAGAGCTTACCTCCTCCCGCTCTAGCCTCCTGTAGTAGGAAGGGCTGGGCTTAGGAACTATGAACTCTTCTTGCTGTTCCTGTTCTTCTTCCTCCCCACTAGCACCATTTTGTCCAAAAACTGTCTTCCATCGCAGGCGCAGGCGCTTGTGTGCATGCGTTCCGATGGTGTTAGAAGTTATAGCGACTGTTCTTCTTGGGTACTTgtgtaggaaaaaaaaaagaacttagAGAGAAAATGCATGCGTTAGTAAACAAGGCTCAGCTAATTGCGTTAATCATGATTGCTGTAATAACAACGAAATTAAGATggattccgctcaaagttcgagcagAAAGggtaaaaattatttactagaAGTCCACCCACAGCAtggtaatttttatttttttaattgcgGATCCATTAACGTGTAATCCTGTCACAGAGAAATCTTTAATGGTTTCTTTTTATTACAAGTGACAGAAATAAAACATGCGTTGCACGTTTGGACAAGGAAATTGTTTTGTTAGGGCCAGAAAGAAGTTGTCTCTCCATATACAAGTGATACATCTCCCTTATACTAGCTTTGAGCAGGACCTTTTCCTGgcttttttttccccaaaaattaatatttacaAGTTAGGGGGATTGTATTTTGCGAAACGTTATAACATGCATAGTTCACTATTTgaagaaaatgtatggaaaaaaGATTTATATGCGCAAACGCTATCACTTGTGATCTTTACAGGGTGGACATCTGACATTTGGCATGTAAAGTGTCCATGGGCAAACGTTATCGCATGCAAAATTTGGAAATgatagaataactgtaaaggATAAAACAAGACATGCGTAATTTTAAAGGGTTTGTATGAACCATTGACAACATGCGCAGTCCCAGCAATATCTCGTAAAGCGCTAAGAGTGTCATCTATCCAATCCTAGCGGCATATGCGACGTCCAAGCAAACTCGCAGGAATTCCGCATGAACAGGTAACTGACAATGGCATGTTGAAATTTAAGAACCATGTATTGGAAAACGAAGGATATGCGAAAACGCTATAACTTCAAGGGAAGTGAAAGTTGTTGTCCTTTCAGTAGCATCGAGAGTAATGACTTCATGTTCAAgtgaggcctaacactactgtgaagtATTTATGccccaattattccatcagggatcCACCCTAGTACTGGAATGGGGCCCACAccaggacagagaaaaactcttaccagggtgggatttgaacccacgaccttcggattagatcaccgctgctccaccgactgagctacgagGCCAGAACGGGGGCAGGCGGTGGGTATGTGAGATGTTATTCACAAGGACAAATTCGG includes these proteins:
- the LOC136895207 gene encoding piggyBac transposable element-derived protein 4-like, with product MGIHRLPQLEMFWDSDEFIGVEGFKKTIPKQRFKTLGKYLHLVDPGDEDANDVLCKVRSLVTLLEDKFADAYIPGKNVSVDEGLVKFNGRLSFKQYMPMKPDKFGIKVWMLADADNYYVPRFQVYLDLESRDTYACGTVRINRRDFPADLKRAKLVRGEIRTRQCGNLVATMWRDKRVVSLLSTNTPPEAEIHAEQQIVRGRRKQVVPADSMKKPDVVAVYNDGMNGVDVNDQYRSYYPASSVSRKWWKYLLWFFFNLSIVNSYILEKLAGHKKRSQLAFRRELARLLIAGYNGYKRPSSSGKRAIQTLTREENLGGHFLGKLQGRKKACAMCSKAGRKRSEGRTFETSFGCEQCGVPLCRQMRGEKSCFSQWHGGD